A window of Candidatus Hydrogenedentota bacterium contains these coding sequences:
- the alaS gene encoding alanine--tRNA ligase — MKSDEIRAKYLEFFKARGHVIERSDTIVPGNDPTLLFTSAGMVQFKPFYTGEVPVPYRRAATSQKCLRAGGKANDLDEVGKTSRHLTFFEMLGNFSFGDYFKREAIQWGWEFSTDVLGFNPEAIHVSVYRDDDEAYDIWHKEIGVAEKRIHRLGEKDNFWGPAGDTGACGPCSELLYDKGEHIDPNADPENDPKERFLEFWNLVFPQFDQQLDGSRPPLKNRGIDTGMGLERLAALLQGKETVFDTDGIFPIIEATQAIANVPYAENPVPYRVIADHIRALSFMIADGILPSNEGRGYVERRLLRRAARFGRELGLEQPFLHQIAPTVAERMGHHYPELIEKRVQIQRIIQTEEERFGSTLARGMNLLDDIFAQMDKDGLKETPGEELFKLHDTYGFPLDLATDIAEDRGYTVDHQGFKKAMARQKEMARSAWAGSGQDAIAPVYNTVREQHGDTEFVGYESTESTAEIKAIIVDKQSVAELKEGQHGEIILDRTPFYAESGGQVGDTGVLDCPNGNAMVTDVKKVVGKMHCHQVRVNGGVLKVGDKVEAIVDTAARRRTEGHHSATHLLQAALQNVIGDHVHQAGSLVSPERLRFDFTHFEGIDADRLDDIERLVNDYIRRDEPVQIELKALEDARAAGAMALFGEKYDDVVRVVSMGDFSMELCGGTHVPRTGVIGYCKILSEASISSGVRRIEAVCGEPCVATIQARERQLNHTAQLLHTSVDAVEDRVKILLEENRKLAKEVEKWKAAAAAANIGDLLAQAQDVAGIPVVAASVDGQDGKGLKSLIERMRDKIGSGVIVLGSVADDKVALAVCVTNDLTSKVKAGEIVKQVAPIVGGGGGGKPDMAQAGGKLPDKLPEALAKVPEIVKGLVG, encoded by the coding sequence GTGAAAAGCGACGAAATCCGCGCAAAATACCTCGAGTTCTTCAAAGCGCGCGGCCACGTAATCGAGCGGAGCGACACCATCGTCCCCGGCAACGACCCCACCCTCCTCTTCACCAGCGCGGGTATGGTGCAGTTCAAGCCCTTCTACACCGGCGAGGTCCCCGTGCCCTACCGGCGCGCCGCCACCTCGCAGAAGTGCCTCCGCGCAGGCGGCAAGGCCAACGACCTCGATGAAGTCGGAAAAACCTCCCGCCACCTCACCTTCTTCGAGATGCTGGGCAATTTCTCCTTCGGCGACTACTTCAAGCGCGAGGCCATCCAGTGGGGCTGGGAATTCTCCACCGACGTGCTCGGCTTCAACCCCGAGGCCATCCACGTCTCCGTATACCGCGATGACGACGAAGCCTACGATATCTGGCACAAGGAAATCGGCGTCGCGGAGAAGCGGATCCACCGTCTCGGCGAAAAGGACAACTTCTGGGGCCCCGCCGGAGACACGGGCGCCTGCGGGCCCTGCTCGGAGCTCCTCTACGACAAGGGCGAGCACATCGACCCCAACGCCGACCCCGAAAATGATCCGAAGGAACGCTTCCTCGAATTCTGGAACCTCGTTTTCCCCCAGTTTGACCAGCAACTTGACGGCAGCCGCCCGCCCCTGAAAAACCGGGGCATCGACACCGGCATGGGCCTCGAGCGCCTCGCCGCGCTCCTGCAGGGCAAGGAAACCGTCTTCGACACCGACGGTATCTTCCCCATTATCGAAGCCACCCAGGCCATCGCAAACGTGCCCTACGCGGAGAATCCCGTGCCCTACCGCGTCATCGCGGACCACATCCGGGCCCTCTCCTTCATGATTGCCGACGGCATCCTCCCGAGCAACGAAGGCCGCGGCTACGTCGAGCGCCGCCTGCTGCGCCGCGCCGCCCGCTTCGGCCGCGAACTCGGCCTGGAACAGCCCTTCCTCCACCAGATCGCCCCCACCGTCGCGGAACGCATGGGCCACCACTACCCCGAGCTCATCGAGAAGCGCGTACAGATCCAGCGCATCATCCAGACCGAGGAGGAGCGCTTCGGCAGCACCCTCGCGCGCGGCATGAACCTGCTCGACGACATCTTCGCGCAAATGGACAAGGACGGCCTCAAGGAAACCCCGGGCGAGGAGCTCTTCAAGCTCCACGACACCTACGGCTTCCCGCTGGACCTCGCCACCGACATCGCCGAGGACCGCGGCTACACCGTGGACCACCAAGGCTTCAAGAAGGCCATGGCCCGCCAGAAGGAAATGGCGCGCAGCGCCTGGGCCGGCAGCGGACAGGACGCAATCGCGCCCGTTTACAACACCGTCCGCGAACAGCACGGAGACACCGAGTTCGTCGGCTACGAATCCACCGAATCCACCGCCGAAATCAAGGCGATCATCGTGGACAAGCAGAGCGTCGCCGAACTCAAGGAAGGCCAGCACGGCGAAATCATCCTCGACCGGACCCCCTTCTACGCCGAATCCGGCGGCCAGGTCGGCGATACCGGCGTGCTCGACTGCCCGAACGGCAACGCCATGGTCACCGACGTGAAGAAAGTCGTCGGCAAGATGCATTGCCACCAGGTCCGCGTCAATGGAGGCGTGCTCAAAGTCGGCGACAAGGTCGAAGCCATCGTGGACACCGCCGCGCGACGCCGCACGGAAGGCCACCACAGCGCCACCCACCTGCTTCAGGCCGCCCTGCAGAATGTCATCGGCGATCACGTCCACCAGGCCGGCTCGCTGGTCTCCCCGGAACGCCTCCGCTTCGACTTCACCCACTTCGAAGGCATCGACGCCGATCGCCTCGACGATATCGAGCGCCTCGTGAACGACTACATCCGGCGCGACGAGCCCGTCCAGATCGAACTCAAAGCCCTCGAAGATGCCCGCGCCGCCGGAGCCATGGCCCTCTTCGGCGAAAAGTACGACGACGTCGTCCGCGTCGTCAGCATGGGCGATTTCTCCATGGAGCTCTGCGGCGGAACGCACGTCCCCCGCACCGGCGTCATCGGCTACTGCAAGATCCTCAGCGAGGCATCCATCTCCTCCGGCGTCCGGCGCATTGAAGCCGTCTGCGGCGAGCCCTGCGTCGCCACCATCCAGGCCCGCGAGCGCCAGCTGAACCACACCGCGCAATTGCTCCACACCAGCGTCGATGCCGTCGAGGATCGCGTCAAGATCCTCCTCGAAGAAAATCGAAAGCTGGCGAAGGAAGTCGAGAAGTGGAAGGCCGCCGCGGCCGCCGCGAATATTGGCGACCTCCTCGCCCAGGCGCAAGACGTCGCGGGCATACCGGTCGTCGCCGCGAGCGTCGACGGCCAGGACGGCAAAGGCCTCAAGAGCCTCATCGAACGCATGCGCGACAAAATCGGCTCCGGCGTCATTGTCCTCGGCAGCGTCGCCGACGACAAAGTCGCGCTTGCGGTCTGTGTGACAAACGACCTTACCAGCAAGGTGAAGGCCGGTGAAATCGTAAAACAAGTCGCCCCCATCGTCGGCGGCGGCGGCGGCGGCAAGCCCGACATGGCCCAGGCCGGCGGAAAGCTGCCCGATAAACTGCCCGAAGCCCTGGCAAAGGTCCCGGAAATTGTGAAAGGCCTGGTCGGTTAG
- a CDS encoding ketopantoate reductase family protein: MKVLVMGAGALGSILGGFLARAGHQVTLVGRPAHMNAIREGGLHVTGIWGEHHITGMRAVTAAADVIDRDFDVVFIAVKSYDTAAAIAQAAPLLADHTLVCSWQNGLGNAETIAETTGWNRVVEAMVIFGVHIPEPGHVGVTVIARPTALGVYPDGPDPERVRALAQALDDAALPTVYSDQIAAELWRKVAYNSALNALCALLDLPYGGLPELPETRAIMADVVRELYNVAAARSIPLDPPTHEAYLDLFYEKLVPPTAAHFGSTHEDFRLHRRTEVDALNGAIVRFGEASGVECPVNRTITRLVKARERLYAASHARP; the protein is encoded by the coding sequence ATGAAGGTTCTGGTGATGGGCGCGGGCGCGCTCGGCAGTATTCTCGGAGGATTCCTCGCCCGCGCGGGACACCAGGTCACCCTCGTCGGACGTCCCGCGCACATGAACGCCATCCGCGAAGGCGGCCTCCACGTCACCGGCATCTGGGGCGAACACCACATCACCGGCATGCGCGCCGTAACCGCCGCCGCCGATGTCATAGACCGCGATTTCGACGTCGTCTTCATCGCCGTGAAGTCCTACGACACCGCCGCCGCCATCGCCCAGGCCGCCCCCCTCCTCGCCGATCACACCCTCGTCTGCTCCTGGCAGAATGGCCTCGGCAACGCCGAAACCATCGCCGAAACCACCGGCTGGAATCGCGTCGTCGAGGCCATGGTCATCTTCGGCGTCCACATCCCCGAACCCGGCCACGTCGGCGTCACCGTCATCGCGCGGCCCACCGCCCTCGGCGTCTATCCGGACGGGCCCGATCCCGAACGCGTACGCGCCCTGGCCCAGGCGCTTGACGACGCCGCCCTGCCCACCGTCTACTCCGATCAAATCGCCGCCGAACTCTGGCGGAAAGTCGCCTACAACAGCGCCCTCAACGCACTCTGCGCCCTGCTGGACCTGCCCTACGGCGGCCTGCCCGAACTCCCCGAGACCCGCGCCATCATGGCCGATGTCGTCCGCGAGCTCTACAACGTCGCCGCCGCGCGCAGCATCCCCCTCGATCCCCCCACCCACGAGGCCTACCTCGACCTCTTCTACGAAAAACTCGTACCCCCGACCGCCGCCCACTTCGGAAGCACCCACGAGGACTTCCGACTCCACCGCCGCACCGAAGTCGACGCACTCAACGGAGCCATCGTCCGCTTCGGCGAAGCCTCGGGCGTGGAATGTCCGGTCAACCGCACCATCACCCGCCTCGTCAAGGCGCGCGAGCGCCTCTACGCCGCCTCCCACGCACGCCCGTAG
- a CDS encoding DUF1501 domain-containing protein — protein MEFEIKKLQHVTRRQFFGRASAGIGVAALGALMARNGHAAVPPAGRGALGHPHFAPKAKRVIYLFQSGGPAQQDLFDYKPQMDPLHGTDLPESIRGGQRLTGMTSGQDRFPVVASKFKFAQHGESGIWMSELLPHTAKIADDLCVVKTLHTDQINHDPAMTFFQTGHQQPGRPSMGAWLNYGLGCDNEDLPGYIVLISHGSAKRDAQALFQRLWGSGFLPSEHQGVNFRSGKDPVLYLTNPPGITTASRRNMLDSLGELNRMAFDAFGDPEIEARIQQYEMAYRMQTSVPDLMDVNEEPDHIFDMYGADSRKPGTYAANCLLARRLIERGVRFVQLYHRGWDQHGNLPSDLALQCGDVDQASAALVRDLKQRGLLEDTLVVWGGEFGRTVYCQGMDLDNYGRDHHGRNFTIWMAGGGVKPGHVHGETDDYSYNVVKDPVHVHDLHATMLHLMGIDHERLTYRFQGRDFRLTDVHGRIVNDIIA, from the coding sequence ATGGAATTCGAAATCAAGAAACTCCAACACGTCACCCGGCGCCAGTTCTTCGGCCGCGCCAGCGCCGGCATCGGCGTCGCCGCCCTCGGCGCGCTAATGGCCCGCAATGGCCACGCCGCCGTTCCGCCCGCCGGGCGCGGCGCCCTCGGACACCCCCACTTCGCCCCGAAGGCCAAGCGCGTCATCTACCTGTTCCAGTCCGGAGGGCCCGCACAGCAGGACCTCTTCGACTACAAGCCCCAGATGGACCCGCTCCACGGCACGGACCTGCCGGAATCGATACGCGGCGGACAGCGCCTCACCGGCATGACCTCCGGCCAGGACCGCTTCCCCGTCGTCGCGTCCAAATTTAAATTCGCACAGCACGGCGAATCCGGCATCTGGATGAGCGAACTGCTCCCCCACACCGCCAAAATCGCCGACGATCTCTGCGTCGTCAAGACGCTCCACACCGACCAGATTAACCACGACCCCGCCATGACCTTCTTCCAGACCGGCCACCAGCAGCCCGGACGCCCCAGCATGGGAGCCTGGCTGAACTATGGACTCGGCTGCGACAACGAAGACCTCCCGGGCTACATCGTGCTGATTTCCCACGGCAGCGCAAAGCGCGACGCCCAGGCCCTCTTCCAGCGCCTCTGGGGCTCCGGATTCCTCCCCTCCGAGCACCAGGGCGTCAACTTCCGCAGCGGGAAGGACCCCGTCCTCTACCTCACCAACCCGCCCGGAATCACCACCGCCAGCCGCCGCAACATGCTCGACAGCCTCGGCGAACTCAACCGCATGGCCTTCGACGCCTTCGGTGACCCCGAGATCGAGGCCCGCATCCAGCAGTACGAAATGGCGTACCGCATGCAAACCTCCGTTCCCGATCTGATGGATGTAAACGAAGAGCCCGACCACATCTTCGACATGTACGGCGCCGATTCCCGCAAGCCCGGCACCTACGCCGCCAATTGCCTGCTCGCCCGACGCCTGATCGAGCGCGGCGTCCGCTTCGTACAACTCTACCACCGCGGCTGGGACCAGCACGGCAACCTGCCCAGCGACCTGGCGCTCCAGTGCGGCGACGTCGACCAGGCCTCCGCCGCCCTCGTCCGCGACCTGAAGCAACGCGGCCTACTCGAAGACACCCTCGTCGTCTGGGGCGGCGAATTCGGCCGAACCGTCTACTGCCAGGGCATGGACCTCGACAACTACGGCCGCGACCACCACGGTCGCAACTTCACCATCTGGATGGCCGGCGGCGGCGTCAAACCCGGACACGTCCACGGCGAGACCGACGACTACTCCTACAACGTCGTCAAGGACCCCGTCCACGTACACGACCTGCACGCCACCATGCTGCACCTCATGGGCATCGACCACGAACGCCTCACCTACCGCTTCCAGGGCCGCGACTTCCGGCTCACGGACGTCCACGGGCGCATCGTAAACGACATCATCGCGTAG
- a CDS encoding ComEA family DNA-binding protein yields the protein MQNRFFTAREQWMLLGLAGAILLGAAVLAARDTTGAPPPQAETFAARATPAPALPEPHAPRPPGLNPAPEPVAPPPEPIGVGILGAVEKPGLYFFDPGARVQDLLDAAGGPLPGSDLSDINRSALLADETTLLVPRLARGEGGVYSDPANPHNPPAYTRSAWYQFDQHTASHASPDTAAASPGSNQRANQHAATGRININTASQAALETLPGIGPATAAKIIAHRRQQPFRHIDDLENVSGIGPAKMATLRPHITVY from the coding sequence ATGCAAAACCGTTTCTTCACCGCCCGCGAGCAGTGGATGCTCCTCGGCCTCGCCGGGGCCATTCTCCTCGGAGCCGCCGTGCTCGCGGCGCGCGACACCACCGGTGCGCCCCCGCCGCAAGCAGAGACCTTCGCGGCACGCGCAACACCGGCGCCCGCCCTGCCGGAACCCCACGCGCCCCGTCCGCCCGGACTGAACCCCGCCCCCGAACCGGTCGCGCCCCCGCCCGAACCCATCGGCGTCGGCATTCTCGGAGCCGTCGAAAAGCCCGGCCTCTACTTCTTCGATCCCGGCGCCCGCGTACAAGACCTCCTCGACGCCGCCGGCGGCCCGCTTCCCGGAAGCGACCTCTCCGACATCAACCGCTCCGCCCTCCTCGCCGACGAAACCACCCTCCTCGTGCCCCGGCTCGCGCGCGGGGAGGGCGGCGTCTACAGCGACCCCGCAAACCCCCACAATCCCCCAGCCTACACCCGCTCCGCCTGGTACCAGTTCGACCAGCACACCGCTTCCCACGCCAGCCCGGACACCGCCGCCGCAAGCCCAGGTTCAAACCAACGCGCCAACCAACACGCCGCCACCGGCCGAATCAACATCAACACCGCAAGCCAGGCCGCCCTCGAAACACTCCCCGGCATCGGGCCCGCCACCGCCGCCAAAATCATCGCCCACCGCCGCCAGCAGCCCTTCCGACACATCGACGACCTCGAAAACGTAAGCGGCATCGGCCCCGCCAAAATGGCCACCCTCCGCCCACACATCACCGTCTATTAA